A genomic window from Klebsiella quasipneumoniae subsp. quasipneumoniae includes:
- a CDS encoding oligosaccharide MFS transporter, translating into MITSNKNYFISCLFFLFFFIGWGCCYPYLSLWLTETIGINYTDVGLVYSFTAIVAVCVQPLFGFISDKLVYRKNLMWMLAIIITLFAPYWIYVFAPLLKINVFLGALAGGLYIGMAYGAGCGICEAYIDKVSRASGFEFGRARMFGGIGAAIGTFAAGKLYGIDQNMIFWLASAAGVCLLVIVWKMQISTHQQQGLLSGKTSPVTLRDAASLLKIKKFWFFALYVIGVGAVYETYDQQFAIYYSHFFESKARGAEVFGYLTTGQIFLDAVVMFFAPWFVNKIGPKNALLYCGLIMSLRIIGSAWAIGPISISLIKLLHGFESSVLLVAALKYITANFNPLLSATVYLIGFQFSKSFSSIFLSTGIGHMYQRMGFTSSYIVLGSIALCFTLISFITLDKARVFSSQPVPAN; encoded by the coding sequence ATGATAACGTCGAATAAAAATTACTTTATCAGCTGTCTGTTTTTCCTGTTTTTCTTTATAGGCTGGGGATGCTGCTACCCCTATTTATCACTGTGGTTAACGGAAACCATCGGTATTAACTACACGGACGTCGGTCTGGTTTATTCTTTCACCGCCATTGTGGCCGTCTGCGTTCAGCCATTATTCGGTTTTATATCGGATAAGCTGGTGTATCGTAAGAATTTGATGTGGATGCTGGCGATCATTATCACCTTATTCGCCCCATACTGGATCTATGTCTTCGCGCCTCTGTTAAAAATAAATGTGTTCCTCGGCGCACTGGCTGGCGGCCTCTATATTGGCATGGCCTACGGCGCAGGCTGCGGGATTTGCGAAGCCTACATCGATAAGGTCAGCCGCGCCTCCGGCTTCGAATTTGGTCGGGCGAGGATGTTCGGCGGCATCGGCGCCGCGATCGGCACCTTTGCGGCAGGAAAGCTCTACGGCATCGATCAGAACATGATTTTCTGGCTGGCCAGCGCGGCAGGTGTCTGCCTGCTGGTGATTGTCTGGAAAATGCAGATCAGCACCCATCAGCAGCAGGGGCTACTGTCTGGCAAAACGTCTCCGGTCACCCTCCGCGATGCCGCCTCGCTGCTGAAAATTAAAAAATTCTGGTTCTTCGCGCTCTATGTGATTGGCGTGGGCGCGGTCTATGAAACCTATGACCAGCAGTTCGCTATCTACTACAGCCACTTTTTTGAGAGTAAAGCCCGGGGCGCAGAAGTCTTCGGTTATTTAACGACAGGACAGATTTTCCTTGATGCCGTCGTCATGTTCTTTGCGCCGTGGTTTGTGAATAAAATCGGCCCCAAAAATGCGCTGTTATACTGCGGGCTGATTATGAGCTTGCGCATTATCGGTTCCGCGTGGGCTATTGGCCCGATATCCATCAGCCTGATTAAACTTCTCCATGGATTTGAAAGCTCGGTGTTACTCGTCGCGGCGCTTAAATATATTACCGCTAACTTTAACCCCCTGCTTTCAGCGACGGTTTACTTAATTGGTTTTCAGTTTTCAAAAAGCTTTAGCTCTATTTTCCTCTCCACCGGCATCGGCCATATGTACCAGAGAATGGGCTTTACCAGCAGCTATATCGTGCTGGGAAGTATCGCCCTGTGCTTCACGCTCATTTCGTTTATCACGCTGGATAAAGCGCGCGTGTTCTCTTCACAACCTGTGCCCGCGAATTAA